In Notolabrus celidotus isolate fNotCel1 chromosome 8, fNotCel1.pri, whole genome shotgun sequence, a genomic segment contains:
- the lbx2 gene encoding transcription factor LBX2 yields MTSSKDMKAGSVLQSSGEERRRAPLDQLPPPANSNKPLTPFSIEDILNKPSVKKSVASICPPRVLEKVTGSNSARNGITTPSSPLCALEELASKTFKGLEVSVIQAAEGREHVNSFGQRQTSKKRRKSRTAFTNHQIYELEKRFLYQKYLSPADRDQIAQQLGLSNAQVITWFQNRRAKLKRDLEEMKADVESLKKITPQTLQKLVTMENIEDPQQVGGSEARSPSISPTSQGHRAFPQSPSSSRDQTTDEFSEDDEEIEVDD; encoded by the exons ATGACCTCCAGTAAAGACATGAAGGCAGGTTCTGTGTTACAGTCCAGCGGCGAGGAGAGGAGACGGGCTCCCTTAGACCAGCTCCCGCCGCCGGCCAACTCCAACAAGCCTCTGACGCCGTTCAGCATTGAGGATATCCTAAACAAACCGTCCGTAAAGAAGTCAGTGGCCAGTATCTGTCCGCCCAGAGTTCTGGAGAAAGTGACGGGCTCCAACTCGGCGAGGAACGGGATCACCACTCCCTCGTCGCCGCTGTGTGCGCTGGAGGAACTGGCCAGCAAAACGTTTAAGGGACTGGAAGTCAGCGTGATCCAGGCAGCAGAag GTCGTGAGCACGTGAACTCGTTCGGGCAGAGACAGACGtcaaagaagaggagaaagtcGCGGACGGCCTTCACGAATCACCAGATTTACGAGCTGGAGAAGAGGTTTCTGTACCAAAAATATCTTTCCCCGGCCGACAGAGACCAGATTGCGCAGCAGCTGGGGCTCTCTAACGCGCAGGTCATCACCTGGTTCCAGAACCGCAGGGCTAAACTCAAGCGGgacctggaggagatgaaagcaGACGTGGAGTCTCTAAAGAAAATCACCCCGCAGACCCTGCAGAAGCTCGTCACCATGGAGAACATTGAGGATCCTCAGCAGGTCGGGGGATCCGAGGCGAGATCGCCAAGTATCTCCCCGACCTCCCAAGGACACCGGGCCTTCCCACAGTCCCCCTCGTCCTCCAGAGACCAAACCACAGATGAGTTCTCGGAGGACGATGAGGAAATCGAGGTGGACGATTGA
- the pcgf1 gene encoding polycomb group RING finger protein 1 isoform X2: MAEQGPMAIAMRLRNQLQSVYKLDPLRNEEVKLKIKDLNEHIVCYLCAGYFIDATTITECLHTFCKSCIVKYLQTSKYCPMCNIKIHETQPLLNLKLDRVMQDIVYKLVPGLQESEDKRIKEFYQSRGLERVIQPSGDDAVPDATGLPYTSFDHSKAHFYRYDEQVSLCLERLSSSLAGKDKTKVALQQKFVRCSVRAEVRHLRKVLCHRLNVEKHQVQMLFNNESLPDHMTMKRLWLSHWFGKAQPLVLHYTIKDKRSR; the protein is encoded by the exons ATGGCGGAACAAGGTCCGATGGCCATAGCGATGCGGCTACGAAATCAGCTACAGTCCGTGTACAAACTGGACCCACTGCGGAACGAG GAGGTGAAGTTGAAGATCAAGGACCTGAATGAACACATCGTCTGCTACCTGTGTGCGGGGTACTTCATAGACGCCACGACCATCACAGAATGTTTGCACACGT TCTGTAAAAGCTGTATAGTGAAGTATCTACAAACAAGCAAATATTGCCCAATGTGCAACATCAAAATACACGAAACACAGCCATTACTCAACCTGAAGCTCGATCGAGTGATGCAGGATATCGTCTACAAACTGGTGCCTGGACTTCAAGAAA GTGAAGATAAAAGAATTAAGGAGTTTTATCAATCTCGGGGTTTAGAGAGAGTCATCCAGCCCTCTGGAGATG ACGCTGTCCCTGATGCGACAGGTTTACCGTACACAAGCTTCGACCATTCAAAGGCCCATTTCTACAGATACGATGAGCAGGTTTCACTCTGTTTAGAAAGACTAAG TTCATCACTCGCTGGAAAAGACAAGACGAAGGTAGCGCTCCAG CAGAAGTTTGTCCGGTGTTCGGTCCGAGCGGAGGTCAGACACCTACGGAAAGTTCTCTGTCATCGGTTAAACGTGGAAAAACACCAG GTCCAGATGTTGTTCAATAACGAGTCACTTCCCGATCACATGACCATGAAACGATTATGGCTCTCACACTGGTTTGGCAAG GCCCAGCCGTTAGTTCTTCACTACACCATCAAGGACAAAAGAAGCAGATAG
- the pcgf1 gene encoding polycomb group RING finger protein 1 isoform X3, with product MAEQGPMAIAMRLRNQLQSVYKLDPLRNEEEVKLKIKDLNEHIVCYLCAGYFIDATTITECLHTFCKSCIVKYLQTSKYCPMCNIKIHETQPLLNLKLDRVMQDIVYKLVPGLQESEDKRIKEFYQSRGLERVIQPSGDDAVPDATGLPYTSFDHSKAHFYRYDEQVSLCLERLSSSLAGKDKTKVALQKFVRCSVRAEVRHLRKVLCHRLNVEKHQVQMLFNNESLPDHMTMKRLWLSHWFGKAQPLVLHYTIKDKRSR from the exons ATGGCGGAACAAGGTCCGATGGCCATAGCGATGCGGCTACGAAATCAGCTACAGTCCGTGTACAAACTGGACCCACTGCGGAACGAG GAGGAGGTGAAGTTGAAGATCAAGGACCTGAATGAACACATCGTCTGCTACCTGTGTGCGGGGTACTTCATAGACGCCACGACCATCACAGAATGTTTGCACACGT TCTGTAAAAGCTGTATAGTGAAGTATCTACAAACAAGCAAATATTGCCCAATGTGCAACATCAAAATACACGAAACACAGCCATTACTCAACCTGAAGCTCGATCGAGTGATGCAGGATATCGTCTACAAACTGGTGCCTGGACTTCAAGAAA GTGAAGATAAAAGAATTAAGGAGTTTTATCAATCTCGGGGTTTAGAGAGAGTCATCCAGCCCTCTGGAGATG ACGCTGTCCCTGATGCGACAGGTTTACCGTACACAAGCTTCGACCATTCAAAGGCCCATTTCTACAGATACGATGAGCAGGTTTCACTCTGTTTAGAAAGACTAAG TTCATCACTCGCTGGAAAAGACAAGACGAAGGTAGCGCTCCAG AAGTTTGTCCGGTGTTCGGTCCGAGCGGAGGTCAGACACCTACGGAAAGTTCTCTGTCATCGGTTAAACGTGGAAAAACACCAG GTCCAGATGTTGTTCAATAACGAGTCACTTCCCGATCACATGACCATGAAACGATTATGGCTCTCACACTGGTTTGGCAAG GCCCAGCCGTTAGTTCTTCACTACACCATCAAGGACAAAAGAAGCAGATAG
- the pcgf1 gene encoding polycomb group RING finger protein 1 isoform X1, protein MAEQGPMAIAMRLRNQLQSVYKLDPLRNEEEVKLKIKDLNEHIVCYLCAGYFIDATTITECLHTFCKSCIVKYLQTSKYCPMCNIKIHETQPLLNLKLDRVMQDIVYKLVPGLQESEDKRIKEFYQSRGLERVIQPSGDDAVPDATGLPYTSFDHSKAHFYRYDEQVSLCLERLSSSLAGKDKTKVALQQKFVRCSVRAEVRHLRKVLCHRLNVEKHQVQMLFNNESLPDHMTMKRLWLSHWFGKAQPLVLHYTIKDKRSR, encoded by the exons ATGGCGGAACAAGGTCCGATGGCCATAGCGATGCGGCTACGAAATCAGCTACAGTCCGTGTACAAACTGGACCCACTGCGGAACGAG GAGGAGGTGAAGTTGAAGATCAAGGACCTGAATGAACACATCGTCTGCTACCTGTGTGCGGGGTACTTCATAGACGCCACGACCATCACAGAATGTTTGCACACGT TCTGTAAAAGCTGTATAGTGAAGTATCTACAAACAAGCAAATATTGCCCAATGTGCAACATCAAAATACACGAAACACAGCCATTACTCAACCTGAAGCTCGATCGAGTGATGCAGGATATCGTCTACAAACTGGTGCCTGGACTTCAAGAAA GTGAAGATAAAAGAATTAAGGAGTTTTATCAATCTCGGGGTTTAGAGAGAGTCATCCAGCCCTCTGGAGATG ACGCTGTCCCTGATGCGACAGGTTTACCGTACACAAGCTTCGACCATTCAAAGGCCCATTTCTACAGATACGATGAGCAGGTTTCACTCTGTTTAGAAAGACTAAG TTCATCACTCGCTGGAAAAGACAAGACGAAGGTAGCGCTCCAG CAGAAGTTTGTCCGGTGTTCGGTCCGAGCGGAGGTCAGACACCTACGGAAAGTTCTCTGTCATCGGTTAAACGTGGAAAAACACCAG GTCCAGATGTTGTTCAATAACGAGTCACTTCCCGATCACATGACCATGAAACGATTATGGCTCTCACACTGGTTTGGCAAG GCCCAGCCGTTAGTTCTTCACTACACCATCAAGGACAAAAGAAGCAGATAG